A single window of Mugil cephalus isolate CIBA_MC_2020 chromosome 1, CIBA_Mcephalus_1.1, whole genome shotgun sequence DNA harbors:
- the kcng1 gene encoding potassium voltage-gated channel subfamily G member 1 has protein sequence MTLLAGDGSDYDYSALSCASDTSLNPPFQQEEEARKGAFYKRAQPAPELSSLCDNTPLSSARKLHAIINVGGLRYQLPWTTLEDFPLSRLGQLHLCSSFDEIMRICDDYDVTHNEFFFDRSPCAFRTILTFLRAGKLRSLRQMCALSFREELLYWGVPEESLEWCCRRRLLQRMEEFEAMERAEEEEELLEDLLDSDSGHREHAAESRLNRCMGKLRDMVERPHSGLPGKIFACLSVLFVTITAINLSISTMPAMREEEEAGTCSQMCYNIFIVETVCVAWFSLEFTLRFIQDRSKLTFLRQPLNLIDVVAILPYYITLVVDSTSKGEKRLGSGSSYLDKVGLVLRVLRALRILYVMRLARHSLGLQTLGLTARRCTREFGLLLLFLCVAIALYSPLLYLIENEMAPTQEFTSIPATYWWAVITMTTVGYGDMVPRSIPGQVVALSSILSGILLMAFPVTSIFHTFSRSYVELKQEQQRLLQRRTHFLLRSRMAGLGSNLSLESDMLFPIGASDTRDMDD, from the exons ATGACCCTGTTGGCGGGCGATGGCTCCGACTATGACTACAGCGCCCTGAGCTGTGCCTCTGACACCTCCCTCAACCCTCCTTTCcaacaagaggaggaggctcGCAAAGGGGCCTTCTACAAGAGGGCGCAGCCAGCCCCCGAGCTCAGCAGCCTCTGTGATAACACGCCCCTGTCCAGTGCCCGGAAACTTCACGCCATCATCAATGTGGGGGGCCTTCGGTACCAGCTGCCTTGGACCACCTTAGAGGACTTCCCCCTGTCTCGCCTGGGCCAGCTGCACCTGTGCAGCAGCTTCGACGAGATCATGCGCATCTGCGACGACTACGACGTCACGCACAACGAGTTCTTCTTCGACCGCAGCCCCTGCGCCTTCCGCACCATCCTGACCTTCCTCAGGGCGGGGAAGCTGCGCTCCCTCAGGCAGATGTGCGCCCTCTCCTTCAGGGAGGAGCTGCTCTACTGGGGGGTTCCCGAGGAGAGCCTGGAGTGGTGCTGCCGCCGGCGTCTGCTGCAGCGCATGGAGGAGTTTGAGGCGATggagagggcagaggaggaggaggagctcctgGAAGATCTGCTGGATTCGGACAGCGGCCACAGGGAGCACGCAGCGGAGTCCAGACTGAACCGCTGCATGGGCAAGCTGAGAGACATGGTGGAGAGGCCTCACTCGGGCCTTCCGGGGAAGATCTTCGCTTGCTTGTCGGTGCTGTTCGTCACCATCACCGCCATCAacctgtccatcagcaccatgCCTGCtatgagggaggaggaagaggcg GGCACGTGTTCCCAGATGTGCTATAACATCTTCATTGTGGAGACCGTGTGCGTCGCCTGGTTCTCCCTGGAGTTCACCCTGCGCTTCATTCAAGATCGCAGCAAGCTGACCTTCCTCAGGCAGCCCCTGAACCTGATCGACGTGGTGGCCATCCTGCCGTACTACATCACGCTCGTGGTGGACAGCACGTCTAAAGGAGAGAAGCGCCTGGGTTCTGGCAGCAGCTACTTGGACAAAGTGGGCTTGGTGCTGCGCGTCCTGAGGGCCCTGCGCATCCTCTATGTGATGCGGTTGGCTCGCCACTCGCTGGGCCTCCAGACTCTCGGCCTGACTGCGCGCCGCTGCACACGAGAGTTCGGACTGCTCCTCCTTTTCCTGTGTGTGGCCATCGCGTTGTATTCCCCCTTGCTGTACCTGATCGAGAACGAGATGGCCCCCACGCAGGAATTCACAAGCATCCCTGCTACCTACTGGTGGGCTGTCATCACCATGACAACAGTGGGTTATGGGGACATGGTGCCGAGGAGCATCCCAGGTCAGGTGGTGGCTCTGAGCAGCATCCTGAGCGGCATCCTGCTGATGGCCTTCCCCGTCACCTCCATCTTCCACACCTTCTCGCGCTCCTACGTGGAGCtgaagcaggagcagcagaggctTCTGCAGAGGAGGACACACTTCCTGCTGCGGAGCCGCATGGCCGGCCTAGGGAGCAACCTGTCCCTAGAGAGTGACATGCTCTTCCCCATAGGGGCGTCTGATACCAGAGACATGGATGACTGA